AATTATAAGAAGTGGCAATGAAAAAAGTGCCAACAGTTATTGGCAGAAAAATAGAAAGGAACACCTTTAATATAAGCCGCCTGCGTCTATAGAGCAACTCTATAATATATCTTATATCCATTTTTTACCTCACATCCGTAAGATTAGGAAATAAACACCAGGCTTTTTCCGTCAGTCCGGGTCGTTGAATTTTTTATTGCTCCAATTGCGTCCGTAAAATCATATGTGGAGGTAATCATCTCTTTAATATTCAACCTGCCTGAGGCAATTAGTCTTATGACGTTGTTATAAATGCCGTAACCGGCATGTCCTCTTGCCCCTATGATGCTGTTAGCGCCTGAGACCAGTGTGTCAAGCATGAGAGGTACTGAGGCTGCAGCTCTGCCAAGGTAGATTATCTTGCCGTTAACGGCAAGAGAGTTTTCCATCTCAGGCACAGTAAACGGAGCAGCACCGGCAGACTCTACCTGTACCTCTGCTCCAACCCCTTTAGTCTGCTCCATAACAATGTCTCTTGGCCTTAGGCCGGTTTTTTTAAGCTCATTTATATTATAGACTTTATCTGCTCCCATACTTTTTGCTATGGAGAGTCTTTCATTAATAGTGTCAAAAGCTAAAATCAGACTTGCCCCGGATAGCCTTGAAAGTGCTGCGGCAGCAAGCCCAATAGGCCCTACGCCATAAACTACCACGGTTATGCCAGGTTTAAAGCCGCCGCCACTTATGAAAATCCCGTTATAAGCACATCCTATAGGCTCAATCAGCGCACCCACAGAAAACACATCGTCCTCTGAGTAGCGATCTCTCAGCGAGTCAATTTTCCAGCAGTGGCGCTCCTTAGCGCATATAAACTCAGCCAGTGCTCCGTCTTTAGTTATGCCGATAAGTTCCACCTTCTGGCACTGATTAAAAGCGCCGCTTCGGCACGGTGTACACTTTCCGCACCAGTGAATACTCTCTGCCGCAACAATATCTCCGGGACGAAGGGTGTCCACGTTTTTCCCGACTCTTTCCACCACACCTGAGTACTCGTGCCCTATTATGCAGGGAAACCTGGCCGGCCCGGAAAACAAGATGTAGCCGTCTTTGTCGTGTTCATATATGTGGGTGTCTGAGCCGCATATGCCGCATCGCTTAACTCTGATTAGTACCTCATTGTCCCCTGTGTCAGGAACCGGAACCTCTCTGATTTCAAACACAGGTTTTCTCCA
This sequence is a window from Nitrospirota bacterium. Protein-coding genes within it:
- a CDS encoding alcohol dehydrogenase catalytic domain-containing protein translates to MKALVVEAQWEPLAGYLPTEKEILLRRASVGSQVWRKPVFEIREVPVPDTGDNEVLIRVKRCGICGSDTHIYEHDKDGYILFSGPARFPCIIGHEYSGVVERVGKNVDTLRPGDIVAAESIHWCGKCTPCRSGAFNQCQKVELIGITKDGALAEFICAKERHCWKIDSLRDRYSEDDVFSVGALIEPIGCAYNGIFISGGGFKPGITVVVYGVGPIGLAAAALSRLSGASLILAFDTINERLSIAKSMGADKVYNINELKKTGLRPRDIVMEQTKGVGAEVQVESAGAAPFTVPEMENSLAVNGKIIYLGRAAASVPLMLDTLVSGANSIIGARGHAGYGIYNNVIRLIASGRLNIKEMITSTYDFTDAIGAIKNSTTRTDGKSLVFIS